The following are encoded together in the Desulfococcus multivorans genome:
- a CDS encoding TRAP transporter permease, translating into MSEPEHAAEQADLSAENKEKLEKLVQKDSRSGRVFSGFWKYITSAMGAFMVAFYMYCAAVPVDTQYFLGVYVVLTYVMVFLIYPLKASSPAHRPTAVDLIMAAAAVFVVGYFVMEYEAINYRMGSETRMDTFVSALGILVSLEVARRALGWSMTIVGALFLAYAFWGDLLQNIPLLNAFAHTGFKIDRALNHIYYKQEGVFGIMATVLVTYVILFIFFGSFLKASGASRFFIDVPMAVAGKSIGGPAKVAVIASGFFGSVSGSAIANTVSTGAFTIPMMKKAGFRPHVAGAIEPSASIGGMFMPPIMGAGGFLMAEMTEIPYVQIMIMAIFPALMYFLSVFTMVHFEAKRYGIVGKRRPEDPTALEILKKQWFMSLPLVIIVVMMIVGFSPGYAAFWAIISCIVVSWFTPENKMGVKQILDAMIEGANATLIIGATVGVIGIIVGTIQLSGIGLKFSQIIIDLSFGSLPVAVLLVALASLILGMGVPVTAAYLITAVLAVGALTDMISQSYWGVSFRELQLPLGQLLADDPQRLEIMAKVSWALIASHMVVYWFSQDSNITPPVCVAAYAGAAIAGSDPWKTGWTSFKFAKMLYIGPLLFVYSPGFLLGGPGHFIPWYQVASTVVTVMLGTVAFGALSMGYFLCGFTVKEWIICAFATTFLFFPHLVNWIVFGIDLPTILVDTLGIGMWVIVFFMQKIRIRKDPTLVLPIDERRRLRRERAAQTA; encoded by the coding sequence ATGTCAGAACCCGAACATGCTGCAGAACAGGCTGACCTGTCAGCGGAGAACAAAGAGAAACTGGAGAAGCTGGTCCAGAAGGACTCCCGCTCCGGCCGCGTCTTTTCCGGTTTCTGGAAATATATCACCAGCGCCATGGGCGCGTTCATGGTGGCTTTTTACATGTACTGCGCCGCCGTCCCTGTGGATACCCAGTATTTTCTGGGGGTCTACGTCGTGCTCACCTATGTGATGGTCTTTCTGATCTATCCGCTCAAGGCCTCATCCCCCGCCCACCGTCCCACCGCCGTCGACCTGATCATGGCGGCGGCGGCCGTTTTCGTGGTGGGCTATTTCGTCATGGAGTACGAGGCCATCAACTACCGCATGGGCTCCGAGACCCGCATGGACACCTTTGTGAGCGCGCTGGGGATCCTCGTCTCCCTCGAGGTGGCTCGACGGGCCCTGGGATGGTCCATGACCATTGTCGGCGCCCTCTTTCTCGCCTACGCCTTCTGGGGCGACCTGCTCCAGAATATCCCTTTGCTCAACGCCTTCGCCCACACCGGTTTCAAGATCGACCGGGCCCTCAACCACATCTACTACAAGCAGGAGGGCGTCTTCGGCATCATGGCGACGGTGCTCGTGACCTACGTCATCCTCTTCATCTTCTTCGGATCGTTTCTCAAGGCCTCGGGGGCGAGCCGTTTTTTCATCGACGTCCCCATGGCCGTTGCCGGCAAGAGCATCGGCGGTCCGGCCAAGGTGGCCGTCATCGCCTCGGGGTTCTTCGGGTCGGTCTCGGGTTCCGCCATCGCCAACACGGTCTCCACCGGCGCCTTCACCATCCCCATGATGAAGAAGGCCGGGTTCCGTCCCCACGTGGCCGGCGCCATCGAGCCCTCCGCCTCCATCGGCGGGATGTTCATGCCGCCCATCATGGGTGCCGGCGGCTTCCTGATGGCTGAGATGACCGAGATTCCCTACGTCCAGATCATGATTATGGCGATCTTCCCGGCCTTGATGTACTTCCTGTCGGTTTTCACCATGGTCCATTTCGAGGCCAAGCGCTACGGCATCGTCGGGAAGCGGCGGCCCGAAGACCCCACGGCCCTGGAGATCCTCAAGAAACAGTGGTTCATGTCCCTGCCGCTGGTCATCATCGTCGTCATGATGATCGTGGGTTTCTCTCCGGGATACGCCGCCTTCTGGGCCATTATATCCTGCATCGTGGTCAGCTGGTTCACGCCTGAAAACAAGATGGGCGTCAAGCAGATTCTCGACGCCATGATCGAAGGGGCCAACGCCACCCTCATCATCGGCGCCACCGTCGGCGTCATCGGCATCATTGTCGGCACCATCCAGCTCTCCGGGATCGGGCTCAAGTTCTCCCAGATCATCATCGACCTCTCCTTCGGCTCCCTGCCGGTGGCCGTCCTGCTGGTGGCCCTCGCCTCCCTGATTCTGGGCATGGGCGTGCCGGTGACCGCCGCCTACCTCATCACGGCGGTCCTGGCCGTCGGGGCTCTGACCGACATGATCTCCCAGAGTTACTGGGGCGTCAGCTTCCGGGAGCTTCAGCTCCCCCTGGGACAGCTCCTGGCCGACGACCCCCAGCGGCTCGAGATCATGGCCAAGGTCTCCTGGGCCCTCATCGCGTCCCACATGGTGGTCTACTGGTTCAGCCAGGACTCCAACATCACCCCGCCGGTCTGCGTGGCCGCATACGCCGGCGCCGCCATCGCGGGATCCGACCCCTGGAAGACCGGGTGGACCTCCTTCAAGTTCGCCAAGATGCTTTATATCGGCCCGCTCCTCTTCGTCTATTCCCCGGGGTTTCTCCTGGGCGGACCGGGGCATTTCATTCCCTGGTATCAGGTGGCCTCCACCGTCGTGACCGTCATGTTGGGCACCGTCGCCTTCGGGGCCCTCAGCATGGGGTATTTCCTCTGCGGTTTCACCGTCAAGGAGTGGATTATCTGCGCCTTTGCCACCACCTTCCTTTTCTTTCCCCATCTGGTGAACTGGATCGTCTTCGGCATCGACCTGCCTACAATCCTGGTGGACACGCTCGGCATCGGCATGTGGGTGATCGTCTTCTTCATGCAGAAGATCCGGATCAGAAAGGATCCCACCCTGGTGCTGCCCATCGACGAACGGCGGCGTCTCCGGCGGGAGAGGGCGGCCCAGACGGCATAG
- a CDS encoding TAXI family TRAP transporter solute-binding subunit encodes MKKWIVLSLLTTALAFGPAMAETTNVKIGGGPTGGTFNTFANAMAVYISKVDPNMVTTAVGSGGSVENLKRVSGGESDFGLCYAVDMDLGYKGKLPMDTRTYQNIRSVGYLYGAPAQLVVNADSDIKSAYDLKGKRVAVGNAGSGAAASAERFFRHIGVWENFKPTFMGYSAAASAFKDGKIDAFWVLVGYPNASIIEASVQVKIRLLDLGVDAEKSGFYDAYAYSPTVIPAGTYGKTMPECKTFQDSTILAVRKDMSDEAVYQIMKHLWSPAGMEAMVGASKSFDEMNPDNAFNGASVPLHPGAVKFWQEQGKEIPEKLMP; translated from the coding sequence ATGAAAAAATGGATCGTTCTGAGTTTGTTGACCACCGCTCTCGCCTTTGGCCCGGCAATGGCTGAAACCACCAACGTCAAGATCGGCGGCGGGCCCACCGGCGGCACCTTCAACACCTTCGCCAACGCCATGGCCGTATACATCTCCAAGGTGGACCCCAACATGGTGACCACCGCCGTGGGATCGGGGGGGTCGGTGGAGAACCTCAAGCGCGTCTCCGGGGGAGAGTCGGACTTCGGTCTCTGTTACGCCGTGGATATGGATCTCGGCTACAAGGGCAAGCTGCCCATGGACACACGGACCTATCAGAATATCCGCTCGGTGGGGTATCTCTACGGCGCGCCGGCCCAGCTGGTCGTCAATGCCGACAGCGACATCAAGAGCGCTTATGACCTCAAGGGCAAACGGGTCGCCGTGGGCAATGCCGGCTCAGGAGCCGCCGCCAGCGCCGAGCGCTTCTTCCGCCACATCGGGGTGTGGGAGAACTTCAAGCCGACCTTCATGGGATATTCGGCGGCCGCAAGCGCCTTCAAGGACGGCAAAATCGATGCCTTCTGGGTATTGGTGGGCTATCCCAACGCCTCCATCATCGAAGCCAGCGTCCAGGTCAAGATCCGTCTCCTGGATCTGGGTGTCGATGCCGAGAAGAGCGGATTTTACGATGCCTATGCCTACAGCCCCACGGTGATCCCCGCCGGTACCTACGGCAAGACGATGCCGGAGTGCAAGACCTTTCAGGATTCCACCATCCTCGCCGTCAGAAAGGACATGTCGGATGAAGCCGTATACCAGATCATGAAGCATCTCTGGTCCCCGGCGGGTATGGAGGCCATGGTGGGGGCGTCCAAATCCTTCGATGAGATGAACCCGGACAACGCCTTCAACGGGGCCTCTGTACCGCTGCATCCCGGCGCCGTGAAATTCTGGCAGGAGCAGGGCAAGGAGATTCCGGAAAAGCTCATGCCGTAA
- a CDS encoding response regulator transcription factor, with protein MIKVLLADDHSIVRAGLRRIIEESGDMAVTAEAENGRVALREAARHAPDIAVVDISMPDIDGLEVITRLHETMPDLPILVLTMHEERQYVVRAIEAGAMGYITKQSAPEQLVRAVRRLIAGHRYLSEDAVEVLALRVLKGDKSASPIDALSMRELQVLRRLAMGQTNREIAEAYGVSVKTVDTYRHRLLKKLDLRNNAELSRFAIQNKLVEL; from the coding sequence ATGATCAAGGTGCTTCTGGCGGATGATCACAGCATCGTCCGCGCCGGGCTTCGGCGGATCATCGAAGAGAGCGGCGACATGGCGGTAACGGCCGAGGCCGAAAACGGTCGGGTGGCGCTCAGGGAGGCGGCCCGGCATGCACCGGACATCGCCGTCGTCGACATTTCCATGCCGGACATCGACGGCCTGGAGGTGATCACCCGTCTCCATGAAACGATGCCCGATCTGCCCATCCTGGTGCTGACCATGCACGAGGAGCGGCAATACGTGGTGCGGGCCATCGAGGCCGGCGCCATGGGATACATCACCAAGCAGTCGGCGCCCGAGCAGTTGGTGCGGGCCGTCCGGCGGCTCATCGCCGGCCACCGTTACCTGTCGGAGGACGCAGTGGAGGTCCTCGCCCTCCGGGTGCTCAAGGGGGACAAGTCGGCCTCGCCCATCGACGCCCTCTCCATGCGGGAACTCCAGGTTCTCCGGCGGCTCGCCATGGGCCAGACCAACCGGGAGATCGCCGAGGCCTACGGGGTGAGCGTCAAGACGGTGGACACCTACCGGCATCGGCTTCTCAAGAAGCTCGACCTGCGCAACAATGCCGAGCTTTCCCGGTTTGCCATTCAGAACAAACTGGTAGAGCTGTAA